The following are encoded together in the Jaculus jaculus isolate mJacJac1 chromosome 3, mJacJac1.mat.Y.cur, whole genome shotgun sequence genome:
- the Gpr18 gene encoding N-arachidonyl glycine receptor codes for MTAPHPRGLWPARSNSSRPDEHGTAALVFHSCVFLVGLVVNVTALWVFSCTTKKRTTVTVYMMNVALLDLMFIVSLPFQMFYDVKGEWPFGEYFCHILGGLVVFYPGSALWLLAFISVDRYMAIVQPKHAKELRSTCKAGLACVGIWIMTLVTAVPVLLLYEDPDKASSPATCLKISDIIHLKTVNVLNFTRLIFFFLTPLFIMIGCYLVIIHSLLHGQTSKLKPKVKEKSIRIIITLLVQVLVCFVPFHVCLAFLMLHGGDNSYNPWGAFAIFLMNLSTCLDVILYYMVSKQFQARVISVMLYRNYLRSVRRKSCRSGSVRSLSNMNSEMI; via the coding sequence ATGACGGCCCCACACCCGCGGGGCCTGTGGCCGGCGCGCTCGAACAGCTCCCGCCCTGACGAGCACGGCACCGCGGCGCTGGTCTTCCACAGCTGCGTCTTCCTCGTTGGCCTGGTGGTCAATGTCACCGCGCTCTGGGTGTTCAGTTGTACCACCAAGAAACGAACCACGGTGACTGTGTACATGATGAACGTGGCACTCCTGGATTTGATGTTTATCGTGAGCCTGCCCTTCCAAATGTTTTACGATGTGAAAGGTGAATGGCCATTTGGGGAGTACTTCTGCCACATTCTTGGGGGTCTGGTGGTGTTTTACCCAGGCAGTGCTCTATGGCTTCTTGCTTTTATCAGCGTTGACAGATACATGGCCATTGTGCAGCCAAAACACGCCAAGGAGCTGAGGAGCACCTGCAAAGCCGGACTCGCATGTGTGGGCATCTGGATAATGACCCTAGTGACGGCTGTTCCTGTGCTCCTCCTCTATGAAGACCCAGACAAGGCCTCCTCCCCTGCCACCTGCCTCAAGATTTCTGACATTATCCACTTAAAAACTGTCAATGTGCTGAACTTCACACGactgatatttttcttcttgacCCCTCTGTTCATCATGATTGGGTGCTACCTGGTCATTATTCACAGTCTTCTCCATGGGCAGACATCTAAACTGAAACCCAAGGTCAAGGAGAAGTCCATCCGGATCATCATCACGCTCCTGGTGCAGGTGCTGGTCTGTTTTGTGCCCTTCCACGTCTGTCTTGCCTTCCTGATGCTCCACGGGGGAGACAACAGCTACAACCCCTGGGGAGCCTTTGCCATCTTCCTCATGAACCTCAGCACGTGTCTGGATGTGATTCTCTACTACATGGTTTCCAAACAGTTCCAGGCTCGAGTCATCAGCGTCATGTTGTACCGCAATTACCTTCGAAGTGTGCGCAGGAAGAGCTGCCGCTCAGGTAGCGTGCGGTCGCTAAGCAACATGAACAGTGAGATGATATGA